cattttttacaTTACTTGTAAGCGAATGCACAAACCTTCAGTTCATAGAAGATCTAGAAAAACCCATCAGATATaacctttaaatttaaaagatagTGGGTCGTTTTAAAAAAAGACTTTTTTATCCGACTTTAAACAGAATATAGGTAGTGGCTCATAATCTTGGTACCTAGTGGGTTAGTGGCGCGTGTAAGCAGCTGTTATCACATTGTTTCGGCttagcaaatatttaattgttttgcaTAGGTACACATAGGCGGAGGAAGTTATTTCGACGAATATTCTGTGATGCCGGGGAAGTCTTTGCTATAAAAAAGCCTGTTCTTACATTAATCAATCACAACACTCCACCCCAATATCTCGATAAGGTGTTACCCAAGCAGAGTTCTCTAGGCTCCCATTGTCCCAAAGATGAAGTTCCTCTTCGTGGTTGCCCTTATCGCACTGGCCGTTCAGGTGGCCTATTCTGCATCTTCCTCAACAACCACAACTACAACCGCTGCAACCACtacaaccaccaccaccgatGCCACAACCACCACAACTGCCTCCTCCACCCACAAGCGCTGTTGGAAGGGCAACAACTGGTGCCACACCCGCATCCCCAAGCGGAAGTGCAAGCACCCGAAGAGGTGCCACAAGACCGTCGTCATCGTGACCCACAAGAAAGGATAAAAATGCACAGGAGTGAAGTTGTTTTAAAGAagtaataaaatgaaaaagtatatatttcggttttatatgtatatat
This window of the Drosophila biarmipes strain raj3 chromosome 3L, RU_DBia_V1.1, whole genome shotgun sequence genome carries:
- the LOC108028264 gene encoding protein new-glue 1-like, which encodes MKFLFVVALIALAVQVAYSASSSTTTTTTAATTTTTTTDATTTTTASSTHKRCWKGNNWCHTRIPKRKCKHPKRCHKTVVIVTHKKG